The following are encoded in a window of Chitinophaga sp. H8 genomic DNA:
- a CDS encoding RagB/SusD family nutrient uptake outer membrane protein produces the protein MAVLSMVSCSDVLDRTPPDIVTEEEAFKTSAGVQAALARLYSEAPFEDFIFGGGAADMAFNAREQETLTGYALHVPNNEYGSQYINGNGDMGDSWFNYSAIRNINKFLANIEKYGAKFDETQVKAWKGEALVLRAWGYYAMAKRYGGVPLVDKVLDYNSPDDIPTLQLPRNSEKETWDFVLKDLDAAIELLPPSIGDGRVNRYVAFTLKARSALYAASIARFNTIVKTDEKTGKQLQGIPGQEATAYYTIAWNATKEVIGKGGYSLVRSESTDPFVQAESYRKMFLNPQSGNEDIFVKYYNYPDYTHSFDMTHVPWGRFKGGNACPTVDLLELYEYLDGRPGTTNIPQPGQYSAGYPNRRDFFRDRDYRLAATVMMPGDDFQSVDQTVTDLDIKAGEINAAGTELTDINYRGAWGMGANDQTQTGMLLKKYLDDTKLHSPAAVESSQPWIVMRYAEVLLIAAEAALENNDAAAALPYINSIRNRAGLQPLTTAKVTREEVRRQWIVELAFENQNLWQMRRWRVYTPKMSTTFRERGIRPFLDQPTKQWKFKTFYTGKGKVYQPIYYYNAIPSDEIRKNPALVQNMGYNN, from the coding sequence ATGGCTGTTTTATCAATGGTATCCTGCAGCGATGTGCTGGACCGCACGCCGCCGGATATTGTTACAGAAGAGGAAGCATTTAAAACATCTGCTGGTGTACAGGCTGCCCTGGCCCGCTTGTACAGCGAAGCGCCGTTTGAAGATTTTATTTTTGGTGGCGGTGCCGCCGATATGGCGTTTAATGCACGCGAACAGGAAACATTGACTGGTTATGCATTACACGTACCCAATAATGAATATGGTTCACAATACATCAACGGCAATGGTGATATGGGGGACTCCTGGTTCAATTACAGCGCTATCCGCAACATCAATAAGTTCCTCGCCAACATCGAAAAATATGGGGCTAAATTTGATGAAACACAGGTGAAAGCCTGGAAAGGTGAGGCGCTGGTATTGCGTGCCTGGGGCTATTATGCGATGGCAAAACGGTATGGCGGCGTACCTTTGGTGGATAAAGTACTGGACTATAATTCACCGGATGATATTCCCACCTTACAACTACCGCGCAACAGCGAAAAGGAAACCTGGGATTTTGTACTGAAAGACCTGGATGCGGCTATTGAACTGTTGCCACCCTCCATAGGCGATGGCCGGGTGAACCGTTATGTTGCGTTTACATTAAAAGCCCGGAGCGCGCTCTACGCCGCCAGCATCGCCAGGTTTAATACGATCGTGAAAACGGATGAGAAAACAGGTAAACAATTGCAGGGGATACCCGGGCAGGAAGCCACTGCCTATTACACCATTGCATGGAACGCAACGAAAGAAGTGATCGGTAAAGGTGGGTATAGTCTTGTGAGAAGTGAAAGTACAGATCCCTTCGTGCAAGCAGAAAGCTATCGCAAGATGTTCCTGAACCCTCAATCCGGTAACGAAGATATTTTCGTGAAGTACTATAACTACCCCGATTATACGCATAGCTTTGATATGACGCATGTGCCCTGGGGCCGTTTTAAAGGAGGAAATGCATGTCCTACAGTAGACCTGCTGGAATTGTATGAGTATCTTGATGGCCGGCCCGGCACTACCAACATTCCGCAGCCTGGCCAGTATTCTGCGGGCTATCCTAACCGCAGGGATTTTTTCCGTGACCGGGATTATCGTTTAGCCGCTACTGTAATGATGCCGGGAGATGACTTTCAGTCTGTTGACCAGACCGTAACCGATTTAGACATCAAGGCCGGAGAAATAAATGCTGCGGGTACGGAGCTGACAGACATCAATTACCGCGGTGCCTGGGGCATGGGAGCGAATGATCAGACCCAGACAGGAATGCTCCTGAAAAAATACCTGGACGATACAAAGCTGCACTCACCTGCTGCCGTTGAAAGCTCACAACCCTGGATTGTGATGCGTTATGCCGAAGTGCTGTTGATCGCTGCGGAAGCAGCCTTAGAGAATAACGACGCTGCTGCGGCGCTGCCATACATCAACAGCATCCGCAACCGGGCCGGCCTTCAGCCATTGACAACCGCCAAAGTAACCCGTGAAGAAGTGCGCCGCCAGTGGATCGTGGAGCTCGCTTTTGAGAACCAGAATCTGTGGCAGATGCGCAGGTGGCGCGTTTATACGCCTAAAATGAGCACCACTTTCAGAGAACGGGGGATCCGCCCATTCCTTGACCAGCCTACCAAACAATGGAAGTTTAAAACATTCTATACCGGAAAGGGAAAAGTGTATCAACCTATCTATTACTATAACGCTATACCATCCGATGAGATCCGCAAGAACCCGGCGCTGGTGCAGAACATGGGTTACAATAACTAA
- a CDS encoding hybrid sensor histidine kinase/response regulator transcription factor, whose product MYKLLITYCCLLCCSLQAQPSLPALPGKDSYTLRQIDHRNGLSNSSIMCLYEDSDHLMWIATWDGLNMFDGSMCKVFNYNSKDIGHSIGNNVIRQVMEDKAGNIWVVTIEGVSRYSKASGDFRHYFYKDSSFKNVTKKDFRILKNSKGDLYCFSKKAALEKYDSLHDRFTGIKLEKAGNIVQKPMIDSNDRLWIMDNNGGLDVYIPAATGFTRLKNFASSLGYVYDYFLVEGKIYVVTDQRRLYGINDRLEAEYITTLKANVRHMIVFNKLFVFANTQKGYQVYDRNFDPVNTLDAVMAPLKETTIDALCVAGGKLWCGTDGIGVQCIAPSHRIFYEMPQKGGNLPGDFRMVRAFCEVNGDLWVGTKANGIITLRSFFKDPGNPVIGKRITAPQEIDNNKIYSICKGRDSLLYIGIDGEGINLYDMARNKFVKWNDVEKGGQSADLRFVFAILPDADGTMWLGTDGAGLVNLRVGRTAAGGYKLLHYRQYLYDGTAAGPPNDIIYSLAHGNDNRLWVGSRYGGLNVFDKKTGVFKTFKAFTYEESLSHNDVLALYEDGNDRLWIGTSYGLNWMNEQDWKLAEPVFHKINRDDGLPSNTIHAITGTPEGNVWASTNNGLVYVDPSSRSVRRFQDTDGLQCNEFCDGAVWNDDNGWVFFGGIYGFNYFPVQNLEGSDAPFNLLLKELRLAGKMQHAFFVLKPGAASARELKVKPGDNYFEMKARIINFSGAEKAEYAWFLEGYDKVWHYEGNNGNISYYNIQPGTYVLKIKWSNGEGKWMEGAAFTLQVQQYFWLRWPALLGYLLIIGMAGYLFARYRRNKTKIRHQLEMEKQLRLKDDLLHKEQLTFFTNITHELQTPLTLINSSVDRFLYKERQRTEVRSDSIHFISIVQQQASRLIYLVNQVLDFRKVAAGHLATSYSCFDISGLLSGIALLFEPLSIQENRHYLVAVEAGIEGYSDKDKLEKIVFNLLSNAFKHSGYAHEVSFSVQRQIAAQQLELKVTNSGCQLSDYQLQRIFDDYFVVNDKAGEQYSHGIGLTFTRQLIELLEGTITVSREDSWITFTVQVPLRSGHQQAAETVKPSYLLQSITDGSVGDAGLPVTEYNKRALIHTLETEDPVAVLIVDDEQGIRYLLRDILQEHYIVYEAENGRQALEILSANLPDLVISDVMMPELDGLALCRKLKDRPETCHIPVILLSAKGAVDEKTEGYDSGADAYIPKPFQTRYLLTRVRKLLEYRRQIRELLKQQDPGSAIFKEDIPDEDRVFLQSMMKVIIDHMEDIDLDAAFLEKQLAMSKIQLYRKLKSLANMTPAEFIRHIRMQKAVYYLEHSQMTVTEIAYKVGFNNHSYFFREFKKKYQCSPREYRTKQQI is encoded by the coding sequence ATGTACAAATTGCTGATCACTTACTGCTGCCTGCTCTGCTGCTCCCTGCAGGCACAGCCATCCTTGCCCGCATTGCCGGGGAAGGATAGCTATACCCTCCGGCAGATAGATCACAGGAACGGTTTGTCAAACAGCAGCATCATGTGTTTGTATGAGGATAGCGACCATCTCATGTGGATTGCCACCTGGGATGGCCTGAATATGTTTGATGGCTCCATGTGCAAGGTATTTAACTATAACAGCAAGGATATCGGGCATAGTATCGGAAATAATGTGATCAGGCAGGTAATGGAAGATAAAGCCGGGAACATCTGGGTGGTGACGATTGAAGGGGTGTCGCGTTACAGCAAAGCTTCAGGTGATTTTCGTCATTATTTCTATAAAGACAGCTCTTTTAAGAATGTAACGAAGAAAGACTTTCGAATCCTGAAAAACAGCAAGGGAGATTTGTATTGCTTTTCGAAAAAAGCTGCGCTCGAAAAATATGATTCACTGCATGACCGGTTTACCGGTATAAAGCTGGAAAAGGCTGGTAACATTGTGCAGAAGCCAATGATAGATAGCAATGACCGGTTATGGATCATGGACAATAACGGGGGGCTGGATGTATACATCCCGGCTGCAACAGGATTTACCAGGCTAAAGAATTTTGCTTCGTCGCTTGGGTATGTGTATGATTATTTCCTGGTAGAAGGTAAGATATACGTGGTAACGGATCAGCGCAGGCTGTATGGTATTAACGACAGATTGGAAGCGGAATACATAACAACGCTGAAAGCGAATGTGCGGCACATGATTGTTTTTAACAAGCTCTTTGTCTTCGCGAATACACAGAAGGGATACCAGGTGTACGACCGTAATTTTGATCCCGTCAATACGCTGGATGCCGTGATGGCCCCATTGAAAGAGACAACCATCGATGCCCTTTGTGTAGCAGGTGGCAAACTCTGGTGCGGAACAGATGGTATCGGTGTGCAATGCATTGCTCCCAGCCACCGGATCTTTTATGAAATGCCGCAGAAGGGTGGCAATTTGCCCGGTGATTTCCGGATGGTGCGCGCATTCTGTGAAGTGAATGGTGACCTTTGGGTAGGTACCAAAGCTAACGGGATCATCACCCTGCGCTCCTTCTTTAAAGACCCCGGAAATCCCGTGATCGGTAAACGGATCACTGCGCCTCAGGAAATTGACAACAATAAGATCTATTCGATTTGTAAAGGACGCGATAGTTTGCTGTACATCGGTATTGACGGGGAAGGTATCAACCTGTATGATATGGCGCGTAATAAATTCGTGAAGTGGAATGATGTAGAAAAAGGGGGGCAAAGCGCAGATCTCCGTTTTGTTTTTGCCATACTGCCCGATGCAGATGGTACTATGTGGCTGGGTACAGATGGTGCCGGCCTCGTTAACCTGCGCGTGGGACGTACTGCGGCCGGCGGATATAAACTGCTGCATTACCGGCAATATCTTTACGATGGTACTGCTGCGGGACCACCTAATGATATTATCTATTCCCTTGCCCATGGCAATGATAACCGCCTATGGGTGGGGAGCCGTTACGGGGGATTGAATGTGTTTGATAAAAAGACGGGCGTCTTTAAAACCTTCAAGGCCTTCACCTATGAAGAAAGTTTGTCACACAACGATGTGCTGGCCTTGTATGAAGACGGCAACGACCGGTTGTGGATCGGTACCAGCTATGGTCTTAACTGGATGAATGAACAGGATTGGAAACTGGCGGAGCCTGTATTTCACAAAATAAATCGTGATGACGGCCTACCCAGCAACACCATCCACGCTATTACCGGTACGCCGGAAGGGAATGTATGGGCCAGTACCAACAATGGCCTCGTATATGTTGATCCTTCTTCCAGGTCAGTTCGCCGTTTCCAGGATACAGATGGTTTACAGTGTAACGAATTCTGCGATGGTGCAGTCTGGAATGATGATAACGGATGGGTGTTTTTTGGAGGCATCTATGGATTCAATTATTTCCCGGTACAAAACCTGGAAGGTAGTGATGCGCCTTTCAACTTACTGCTGAAAGAGCTCCGGCTCGCCGGAAAAATGCAGCATGCATTCTTCGTATTAAAACCGGGAGCTGCTTCTGCCAGGGAGCTCAAGGTAAAGCCGGGGGATAACTATTTTGAGATGAAAGCCAGGATTATCAATTTCTCCGGCGCTGAAAAAGCCGAGTACGCCTGGTTCCTGGAGGGATACGACAAAGTCTGGCACTATGAAGGTAACAATGGCAACATCAGCTATTACAACATACAACCTGGCACTTATGTACTGAAAATAAAATGGAGTAACGGCGAAGGCAAATGGATGGAGGGAGCAGCTTTTACACTGCAGGTGCAACAATACTTCTGGCTGCGCTGGCCCGCATTGCTGGGTTATCTGCTTATTATCGGCATGGCCGGTTACCTGTTTGCAAGATACCGCCGAAATAAAACGAAGATCCGTCATCAGCTGGAGATGGAAAAACAACTCCGCCTGAAAGACGATCTGTTGCACAAAGAACAACTGACTTTCTTTACCAATATCACCCACGAGCTGCAAACACCATTGACGCTCATCAACAGCTCAGTAGACAGGTTCCTGTATAAAGAGCGGCAGCGCACAGAAGTACGGTCAGACAGTATTCATTTTATTTCAATTGTGCAACAACAGGCCTCCCGCCTCATTTACCTGGTGAACCAGGTGCTCGATTTCAGGAAAGTTGCTGCAGGTCATCTGGCAACCAGTTACTCTTGTTTTGATATTTCAGGATTACTGTCGGGCATCGCTTTATTGTTTGAACCATTGAGCATCCAGGAGAACCGGCATTATCTTGTTGCTGTGGAAGCGGGTATAGAAGGTTACAGCGATAAAGATAAGCTGGAAAAGATCGTGTTCAACCTGTTGTCCAATGCATTCAAACACTCCGGATATGCGCACGAAGTTTCCTTTAGCGTGCAACGGCAGATAGCGGCGCAACAGCTGGAGTTGAAGGTTACTAATTCGGGATGCCAGCTTAGTGACTATCAGTTGCAACGCATCTTTGACGACTATTTTGTGGTAAATGATAAAGCAGGAGAGCAGTACAGTCACGGCATCGGGCTCACCTTTACCCGGCAGCTGATAGAATTGCTGGAAGGTACTATCACCGTTAGCCGGGAAGATAGCTGGATCACTTTTACGGTGCAGGTCCCATTGCGCAGTGGCCACCAGCAAGCAGCGGAAACGGTCAAACCATCTTACCTGCTGCAATCCATCACGGATGGTTCGGTGGGAGATGCAGGATTACCAGTAACGGAGTATAACAAACGCGCATTGATACACACATTGGAAACAGAAGATCCTGTTGCTGTGCTGATTGTTGATGACGAGCAGGGCATCCGTTATCTGCTCAGGGACATCCTGCAGGAGCACTACATCGTGTATGAAGCGGAAAACGGGCGGCAGGCGCTGGAGATCTTGTCTGCTAATCTACCGGACCTTGTTATCAGTGATGTAATGATGCCGGAGCTGGATGGTCTTGCATTATGCAGAAAGTTAAAAGACAGGCCGGAGACCTGCCATATCCCGGTTATTTTGTTGAGCGCCAAAGGGGCAGTAGATGAGAAAACAGAAGGGTATGACTCTGGTGCAGATGCCTACATCCCCAAACCTTTCCAGACCCGCTATCTGCTTACCCGTGTACGCAAGTTGCTGGAATACCGGCGGCAGATACGCGAGTTGCTGAAACAGCAGGATCCAGGAAGCGCCATCTTTAAGGAAGATATACCGGATGAAGACAGAGTTTTTCTGCAAAGCATGATGAAAGTGATCATTGATCACATGGAAGATATTGACCTGGATGCTGCTTTCCTGGAAAAGCAGTTGGCTATGAGTAAGATACAGCTGTATCGTAAACTGAAGTCGCTGGCCAATATGACGCCCGCTGAATTTATACGCCACATCCGCATGCAGAAGGCGGTGTACTACCTGGAACATTCGCAGATGACGGTCACAGAAATTGCTTACAAAGTGGGCTTCAATAATCACTCTTACTTCTTCAGGGAGTTCAAAAAAAAGTATCAGTGCTCCCCGCGTGAATACAGGACTAAACAACAGATATAG
- a CDS encoding DUF3823 domain-containing protein, which translates to MNRLIYIFFGLVWITLAPSCQKGDNYDGPNASFFGALTDAETGEPFQSEQPNGFRLKWTELSHGNNVQPDFFWGMQDGKFNWNFAFGYAGANYEIVPIEGAFAEPAPQTFKLDAGGRVEINFKVTPILRVAATHQLAGSMLTVQYVVTRPANSGNGATELSRVLVSGKTKYLGLANQGGFEESLSSPQRALTEEDLGKTITEKITLIPGKKYFMRVAAKAANPSGRVNYSPVVEINVP; encoded by the coding sequence ATGAACAGACTGATTTATATTTTTTTCGGTTTAGTATGGATAACCCTGGCGCCGTCCTGCCAGAAAGGAGATAACTATGACGGGCCTAATGCCAGCTTCTTTGGCGCACTAACAGATGCAGAAACAGGAGAGCCCTTCCAAAGCGAACAACCGAACGGTTTCCGGCTTAAATGGACAGAGCTGAGCCATGGCAATAATGTGCAGCCAGATTTTTTCTGGGGGATGCAGGATGGTAAGTTCAACTGGAACTTTGCATTTGGATATGCCGGTGCCAACTATGAAATAGTGCCGATCGAAGGCGCTTTCGCGGAGCCTGCGCCGCAAACCTTTAAACTGGATGCTGGTGGCCGTGTAGAGATCAATTTCAAGGTAACACCCATTCTGCGGGTAGCAGCCACGCACCAGCTTGCGGGATCCATGCTGACTGTACAGTATGTGGTAACCCGCCCTGCCAATAGCGGCAACGGTGCTACGGAACTATCACGGGTACTGGTATCCGGCAAAACGAAATACCTGGGCCTCGCAAACCAGGGCGGCTTCGAAGAATCGCTGAGCAGTCCTCAACGCGCACTGACAGAAGAGGACCTGGGAAAGACCATTACCGAAAAGATCACCCTCATACCGGGGAAGAAATATTTTATGCGCGTGGCCGCTAAAGCAGCCAATCCTTCCGGCAGGGTCAATTATTCACCGGTAGTGGAGATCAATGTTCCATAA
- a CDS encoding glycoside hydrolase family 2 protein — protein sequence MKLKLTLIVWLLGSWNGIAFSQPRQVFNASALEWKLWGYRPEGWRNDFDFHHLNGPKAQERNMPVTVPGSVNKALLDAGIIDDWNIGGNCFDAEWLEHRSWLFVTRIPDNWLRKGEQILLHFKGLDDNGTVLVNGKTAGTFNNAFIPYTFDITPLLKESGNTLAVAFNMPPAYLGQVGWTSRIRDWKPRFYYGWDWIPRTVQIGIWDDVLLETKALQCPEITELQVTAQADEDKESGSLQLAATGNMASRKGTVLVTLKDHDGRMVLQEKIAAAVFERGKQYTGLEIKRWWPNGCGEQPLYDLTCTWLDEAGNEQERITRKIGFKHIRWLPAKGAPVVADPWICSVNGTPVFLQGINWTPIRPNFADLREKDYRRLLETYRSLGINMIRIWGGGFAEKDWLYDCCDELGLMIQQDFPLSSSGLDNYPPESPELVQQMAETVRHYVSRNRHRASMLLWCGGNELYEYGDNAVVSTRHKMIGMMAAMVAALDPITRFVPGSPSGINIWGGRNNFGKGVNWDTHGPWTLPFSPTDSTMKAVREYWEADDALMHSEVGVPGAMSAAMIYKYRGKYDVFPASAANPYWNEFNWWLDDFAQFEKNAHAAKKNNDKAAFGRFVAWSQQRQAEGLVIALKACKDKFPATGGFILWMGHDAYPAPVNTSIIDFEGNLKPAAHALQKIWQTPAYNK from the coding sequence ATGAAACTTAAACTGACACTTATAGTCTGGCTGCTGGGCAGCTGGAACGGCATTGCTTTTTCCCAGCCACGGCAGGTATTCAACGCTTCAGCACTGGAATGGAAACTCTGGGGATACCGGCCGGAAGGATGGAGGAACGATTTTGATTTCCACCATTTAAACGGCCCGAAAGCACAGGAGCGGAATATGCCGGTAACTGTACCGGGGTCTGTAAACAAAGCCTTACTGGATGCAGGTATCATTGATGACTGGAACATCGGCGGCAATTGTTTTGACGCGGAATGGCTGGAGCACAGGAGTTGGCTGTTTGTAACGCGTATACCAGATAACTGGTTGCGCAAGGGGGAACAGATATTATTGCATTTTAAAGGCCTGGATGATAATGGTACCGTACTGGTGAACGGGAAGACGGCGGGCACCTTCAACAACGCATTTATTCCCTATACTTTTGATATTACGCCATTGCTCAAAGAAAGCGGCAACACACTGGCTGTAGCGTTTAACATGCCCCCGGCTTACCTGGGACAAGTAGGCTGGACTTCGCGCATCCGCGATTGGAAACCGCGGTTCTATTATGGCTGGGATTGGATACCGCGCACCGTGCAGATAGGTATCTGGGATGATGTGCTGCTGGAAACAAAAGCACTGCAATGCCCTGAAATTACTGAATTGCAGGTAACAGCACAGGCAGACGAAGATAAGGAAAGTGGCAGCCTGCAACTGGCAGCCACCGGGAACATGGCGTCCAGGAAAGGTACTGTACTGGTAACATTAAAAGACCACGATGGGCGGATGGTGTTGCAGGAGAAAATAGCCGCAGCAGTATTTGAAAGAGGTAAACAATATACCGGGCTGGAAATAAAACGATGGTGGCCGAATGGCTGCGGTGAGCAGCCTTTGTATGATCTCACCTGCACCTGGTTGGATGAAGCAGGGAATGAGCAAGAACGTATCACCAGGAAGATTGGGTTTAAACATATCCGCTGGTTGCCCGCCAAAGGCGCACCGGTAGTTGCAGATCCATGGATATGCAGCGTGAATGGGACACCTGTTTTTCTGCAGGGAATTAACTGGACGCCTATACGTCCAAACTTCGCTGATCTGCGGGAGAAGGATTACCGGCGTTTGCTGGAAACATACCGTTCGCTGGGCATAAACATGATCCGGATATGGGGCGGCGGCTTCGCGGAAAAAGACTGGCTGTATGATTGCTGTGATGAATTGGGATTGATGATACAACAGGATTTTCCGCTTTCCTCCAGCGGGCTGGATAACTATCCGCCGGAATCTCCGGAGCTGGTGCAGCAGATGGCGGAGACGGTAAGGCATTACGTGAGCCGGAACCGGCATCGTGCATCTATGTTGCTATGGTGTGGCGGCAATGAGCTATACGAATATGGCGATAACGCTGTTGTAAGCACCCGTCATAAAATGATCGGAATGATGGCTGCGATGGTAGCCGCACTGGATCCCATTACCCGCTTTGTGCCCGGTTCCCCTTCTGGCATCAATATCTGGGGCGGACGGAACAACTTCGGTAAGGGCGTGAACTGGGATACGCATGGTCCATGGACTTTACCTTTTTCGCCCACAGACAGTACGATGAAGGCGGTGCGGGAGTACTGGGAGGCGGATGACGCGCTGATGCATTCGGAAGTGGGCGTTCCCGGGGCAATGAGTGCTGCTATGATATATAAGTATCGCGGTAAGTATGATGTGTTCCCGGCATCTGCCGCAAATCCGTATTGGAATGAATTTAACTGGTGGCTGGATGATTTTGCACAGTTTGAAAAGAATGCGCATGCTGCTAAAAAGAATAACGACAAGGCTGCTTTCGGGCGTTTTGTGGCATGGAGCCAGCAAAGGCAGGCGGAAGGACTTGTGATTGCATTAAAAGCGTGTAAAGACAAGTTTCCCGCTACAGGTGGGTTCATCCTCTGGATGGGACATGACGCGTATCCCGCCCCGGTGAATACTTCTATTATTGATTTTGAAGGCAACCTGAAACCGGCGGCGCATGCCTTGCAAAAAATCTGGCAGACCCCAGCATATAATAAATAA